A genomic segment from Thermoplasmata archaeon encodes:
- a CDS encoding zinc-ribbon domain-containing protein: MEESKYCSGCGKTLKPGMQFCPQCGKVVSGSAADQEIQEQ, from the coding sequence ATGGAAGAAAGCAAATATTGTTCCGGTTGCGGGAAGACCCTGAAGCCGGGCATGCAGTTCTGTCCCCAGTGCGGGAAGGTCGTCAGCGGTTCTGCTGCCGACCAGGAGATTCAAGAGCAG